Part of the Sorghum bicolor cultivar BTx623 chromosome 1, Sorghum_bicolor_NCBIv3, whole genome shotgun sequence genome, TCTGATGCCAAAAAAAGGACTCTGTATTCATTTATTTCATGAAATTAATGTGCTTGATTTACTACAGCAATGATGGATACagaactttagttttatgcataAGTGCTTCACTGATATTTTAGAATCATGGATATTTCTAAccaaaaagaaggggatcagagATGCAAACCTATTATGTCATCAAAGGACTCAAAAGACAACataactaaatatagataacaaGATATCGTGAGCTTCACCACTTAGTTAGAACGCTACAATCTGTCTCAAACCCATAATTCTACTCCCAACCAAGAAGGCGCAAGTCGCAACCTTTCATGTTCTTGCACTCAAGAAAAAACTGTCAAGAGATATGGTCCTGTTTGTAGATCTTCCCACTAAACCTTGGAAGAAAATCACCCACATATCCAAGCTGCGGCCTGTTGTGTTGAACAAATAGCTCCTAATATCTCAAATAGACCATGTTGCTACCTAGTGGCAGATGGTACTACGGTCAATTGTTGTTGAAATAAGTTGAGATTTTAtcatatatagaaaataaatcAGTTTAGTTTTACAAACCATCATTCCAGGAAATGCTATTACCGAGCGAACACCTTTAGACACCAAATGACATAAGAAAAATCACTGAGCATCTTCCTCATATCCACCTCCCCTTTCTCCTAATTCCTGTTTCTATGCCCACAATCCATCTAACACCAAGAACTTTGAAATTGATTCACACCAGGCTACTGCCCTCGAAGCCAAAGTGATTCGAGAGATGTATAAAGTAAGGATGCTATATGTGCTACATTGGTGTATTTAAGCGACATGAATTGTGGACTTGCCTGAGGGGTGAGGGCTCGTCGCCGTTCTTCAGCTCTGCACAGAACTTCCAATATGTAGTGGCAGCACGTGGATTCTCCCATAGCCTAAGGGTTCCTTCGTCTGAACCTAGATCAGAAATTCTTCTCtggacggccttgtttagttcaaaaaaattttgcaaaattttttagccatcacatcgaatcttacggtacatgcatgaagcattaaatatagataaaagaaataactaattacaaagtttacctgtaatttgtgagacaaatcttttgagcttagttagtccataatcgaacaatatttgtcaaatacaaacgaaaatattacggtgcttattttgtaaaaaattttggaactaaacaaggccgggccaaaaaaatttgcaattttttcagattctgtcacatcgaatcttgcggcacatgtataaatcattaaatatagataaaaaataactaattacacagtttacctgtaatttgcgagataaatcttttgagtataATTAGTCCatatttggataatatttgtcaaatacatgcaaacgaaaatttgcaaaaaaaaaaaaaaaggaaccaAACAAGGCTTGCAGCAGTGCAGCAAACTTCACTTCAGGGCAGTGGAGCGTGATCCCCCTCCTTGTGGCACTACACAAGTAGGCCACGCCTCAGGATCAGACGAGAAACAACGGCATAATGCAATGGCAAGTCGGAATCGAGACGGAATGGAATGGCGTTGGGAAGATATGAGAAGGGGAGACAGGAGCTCACCAAGTGGGACCAAGGCTAGGGCGAGCAGGATCCGTAGGAGCACGAGGCGGCAGTCGGCGGGCGTTCCGGGTCCTCGTCACGTCCTCGATGGCGACGAGGGAGCGGAGCGGGGACGTCAGCAGGTGGAGGCGCTTGTGGTGTTGCTGCGGCCTGCGGGAGAAGAGGGGACGAGCGGTGGGCATCCCTGCCGGCTGCCGTTGTCATTCTCGTTGCCGGCGTGGGCGGATGCCGGATAGGGAGTCGGTAAACGGGGAGGACGCGGCGGAGATGCGATTGTTCCGGTGAAGTTGCCCACCTGCCGCGGGAGCGGGCAGGCGCTGCGGCTGGCACGCGGGCCCCGGTGGTCAGCTGCTGCGGTGCGGGCTGGGCCGCTGGTGGGTCGGCTGCTGCGCGCGCAGGTGGGAGAAGGCGGCCGGCTGCTGGGCTGCAAGGCCAAGCGGGCCAAAAgcggaagaagaaaaagaaaagctttTCCATTTTCAGAATTAGAATTTTGAATAGGTTTTTCACAAATTGCTTTTAAAAGAGGAACCTAAACACACGCTAACTCACAAAGCAAGCAATGAAAccatgcagcagcatgaatgcaatatTTCGTCCAGAAAACCTCACGCGAGGGATCAATGTATCTTATTTTTTGAATCTCCACTAGCATTGTATCTCACCATGCAATGTGTCTGAATCATATTCTACTAGCACATGTAATTATGTCTACTAGCACTTGATGAGTTCATTAGCATGGTCACTAAGCTGGCACCCCCACCTATCCTCTGTGTTCCCTCTTATTTGTCCACTGTTCCAGCCACACCTAGCAATCACATTTAGGAGGAGACTTTTGCTGCGTTGGTCTGGCAGTCACAACCTATTAACACCAAAAGAAAGAGTTCCAAACTCAAGAAAAATAGGGGGCAAAACACCTAACAGAAGTATTACTCAATTAACCCAATAACTTCTAGAAAAAAACTTAGGTGAAGTGACTCCTACTATGTCATAGGATAAGGCATGTCTTCTTGATTTCTATGCACAACACTTTGATTGTCCTTTGAGACTGAAGAGAAGATGGAGGCCATCACAATCTTGATTGAGGCGGGATGCcataagaaaaagaaaaatggatCGGCCAGGGTCATTACAACAGTTTCCATCTTGGGCATTTGAATGCCAAGCCACATCGAGGAAGCGAACTCCCAAGTTGGGTCTCGGAGCTCTCAGGGAAGAATTCACTCCTAGTTTGCAACTGTTAgcttgagcatctccaacaacttggtaaaattcgcttgtcaaatcttgagttatagcaagttgctaatttgtttagcaaaagaaaaaaggacgTGTCTTcaataagttgctattctcacttggtaaaaatagaggatgacagatAGGACCCGCTCACTTGataaaagaatatgtgtctccaacaagttgcgctcgggatagcaacttgggataacaacttgacaaatctcggcagtagaaacctctggatagcaacttggaaaatttagcaagttgagataaggagttgttggaggaggatttttatgcttttagcaaatttggttggatagcatgttgaaataccaagttgttggagatgacgTTGTACGTACTCCTCTGAATTTATTTTTGTCAGGTTCACTCGTAGTTGGAATTTGTTAGCTGGTAGTTCCAGCTCCGTTTGTTCAATATTCGTGTTTTTAGAGCACCTTCACTAATATTAGGATGCTTCCAAATTGGTTAATTAGCTGGGACAGGGTTCAAAATTTCGGCAAAATTTCGGCGAAATTTCGCGATTTTTGGTAATTTCGGTGGTGGCTGAAAGAAAAATCCGAAATTTCATTATAACTTTATACTCATATTTCTTATTGTTTATATTGCATATTCTTCTATTCGGTAGATGTGTAATCATAAATCATACTGatacttgtttagatctatttttttaaaaaaaacatactTCATGTGCTagtatctaaaaaaaattcagtGAAATTTTGGCCAAATTTCATGAAATTCGGTAATTTTGGTGGTGGCCAAAATTTTTGCGATACCGAAATTAAAAACCTTGAGCTGGGTAGGAGTGTTAGTGGACGTATATGTCAGTAGAGTTGTTAGTTGGGTTTTTTCAACCTAGTTGGGCTCAATTGAGCGAATAATTGGGTTAGTAGAATTGAGTGGCTAGCTAGTCGACACTTGTACTGAAGTCCATTGTCGTGCAGCACACCTCCTCTAGTCCATGT contains:
- the LOC110431979 gene encoding uncharacterized protein LOC110431979; amino-acid sequence: MPTARPLFSRRPQQHHKRLHLLTSPLRSLVAIEDVTRTRNARRLPPRAPTDPARPSLGPTCATRRGITLHCPEVKFAALLQALFGSFFFFFANFRLHVFDKYYPNMD